One stretch of Pseudoramibacter sp. DNA includes these proteins:
- a CDS encoding DapH/DapD/GlmU-related protein: MNVFERLKRGEAADPKAEKLLADEIARARRACDLLNLAEPGTKDYEKGWMRLFDGRTPKGISAQTPCWIDFPKQITWGKDIVIGRGFTALSAAGIAVEDGVRIGPQVTIVTEKPDMNQPDFIQGEGVVIGEGAFIGARAVILPGVHIGARAVVEPGSVVTADVPDGVTVIGNPAQPVQL, from the coding sequence ATGAACGTTTTTGAAAGACTCAAACGCGGCGAAGCAGCAGATCCCAAAGCCGAAAAACTGCTCGCCGACGAAATCGCCCGGGCCAGACGGGCCTGCGATCTGTTAAACCTCGCAGAACCGGGAACCAAGGATTACGAAAAGGGGTGGATGCGTCTTTTCGACGGACGGACGCCCAAGGGCATTTCGGCCCAGACCCCGTGCTGGATCGATTTTCCGAAGCAGATTACCTGGGGAAAGGACATCGTCATCGGCCGGGGGTTCACGGCCCTGTCCGCCGCCGGCATCGCAGTTGAAGACGGGGTGCGCATCGGGCCCCAGGTGACCATTGTGACTGAAAAACCCGACATGAATCAGCCGGACTTCATCCAGGGCGAAGGGGTCGTGATCGGCGAAGGGGCTTTCATCGGGGCCCGTGCCGTGATTCTGCCGGGCGTGCACATCGGCGCCCGCGCCGTTGTGGAACCGGGATCCGTCGTGACCGCAGATGTGCCGGACGGCGTCACCGTGATCGGCAATCCGGCACAGCCAGTCCAGCTTTAA
- a CDS encoding MATE family efflux transporter: MADTATAKQEEKTDFTRGSIAGKLLRFMIPVFGALVLQAMYGAVDLLVVGRFGSKAGLSGVSTGSNVLNLVTFVVTALAMGLTVVISRDLGERKPEKIGPVIGGGVLVFAVIAGVLCVVMT; this comes from the coding sequence ATGGCAGACACAGCAACTGCAAAACAAGAAGAAAAAACGGATTTCACCCGGGGCAGCATCGCGGGCAAACTCCTGCGGTTCATGATCCCGGTGTTCGGCGCCTTGGTCCTCCAGGCGATGTACGGCGCCGTGGACTTGCTCGTGGTCGGGCGGTTCGGATCGAAGGCGGGACTGTCCGGGGTTTCCACAGGCAGCAACGTCCTCAACCTCGTGACCTTCGTGGTCACGGCGCTGGCCATGGGACTGACGGTGGTGATCAGCCGGGATCTCGGAGAACGCAAGCCGGAAAAAATCGGCCCGGTCATCGGCGGGGGCGTCCTCGTTTTCGCGGTCATCGCCGGAGTATTGTGTGTGGTGATGACCTGA
- a CDS encoding MATE family efflux transporter: MTVFARNIATWMMAPKAALALTTQYIRICGAGIFFIVAYNVIAAIFRGLGDSRMPLLFVTIACCCNIAGDLLFVAGFHMDVAGAALATVMAQAISVVLSLIIIRRKNLPFHMKRQDFSFNPEVRRFLKVGLPLTLQEFLTQISFLIICAFVNHLGLSASSGYGVASKLISFIMLVPSAMMQSMSAFVSQNVGAGKEDRAKKGLKIGIAFGVCVGLVIIVLVQLFGGAASSLFTTRAAFIRDSWAYLKGFCPEAVVTVFLFSLYGYFNGHGRSTVVMVTGILQTFLVRLPVSYFRSVQAHPSLTKIGLACPTATVFGIVIAWLYYLHMNQKMRQFKAQ, from the coding sequence ATGACCGTTTTTGCGAGAAACATCGCCACCTGGATGATGGCGCCGAAAGCCGCCCTCGCGCTGACGACCCAGTACATCCGCATCTGCGGCGCCGGCATTTTCTTCATCGTGGCGTACAACGTCATCGCCGCGATTTTCAGAGGCCTTGGCGATTCCCGGATGCCGCTGCTTTTCGTGACCATTGCCTGCTGCTGCAACATCGCGGGGGATTTGCTTTTCGTCGCGGGCTTTCATATGGACGTGGCCGGCGCGGCCCTGGCGACAGTCATGGCCCAGGCCATCAGCGTGGTGCTGTCCCTCATCATCATCCGGAGAAAAAACCTGCCCTTTCACATGAAGCGTCAGGATTTTTCCTTTAATCCGGAAGTGCGGCGTTTTCTGAAAGTCGGCCTGCCTTTGACCCTCCAGGAATTTCTGACCCAGATTTCATTTTTGATTATCTGTGCCTTTGTGAATCATCTGGGGCTGTCCGCCTCTTCTGGGTACGGCGTGGCGAGCAAGCTCATCAGCTTCATCATGCTCGTGCCCAGCGCGATGATGCAGTCGATGTCGGCTTTCGTTTCCCAGAACGTCGGCGCGGGCAAAGAAGACCGCGCGAAGAAGGGTCTGAAAATCGGCATCGCTTTCGGGGTCTGCGTCGGTCTGGTGATCATTGTTTTGGTGCAGCTTTTCGGCGGCGCCGCATCGTCACTGTTCACGACTCGGGCGGCCTTTATCCGGGACAGCTGGGCCTATCTCAAGGGTTTCTGCCCGGAAGCCGTCGTTACGGTCTTTCTGTTCAGCCTTTACGGCTATTTTAACGGCCACGGCCGTTCCACCGTCGTGATGGTGACGGGGATTCTCCAGACCTTTCTGGTCCGGCTTCCGGTTTCGTACTTCAGAAGCGTTCAGGCTCATCCGTCTCTGACCAAAATCGGGCTGGCCTGCCCGACGGCGACGGTCTTCGGCATCGTCATCGCGTGGCTTTACTATCTGCACATGAATCAAAAGATGCGTCAGTTCAAAGCACAGTAG
- the trxA gene encoding thioredoxin, which produces MAVITITTDNFEKEVLQADKPVLVDFWASWCGPCKMVSPMVDQIAEEHDDFIVGKVNVDEQPDIAQKYGIMSIPTLMVFKNGEVTNKQVGAVPKDRIVALVD; this is translated from the coding sequence ATGGCAGTCATTACCATTACAACCGATAATTTTGAAAAAGAAGTGCTTCAGGCGGACAAGCCAGTGCTCGTCGATTTCTGGGCCAGCTGGTGCGGCCCGTGCAAAATGGTGTCCCCGATGGTCGACCAGATCGCCGAAGAACACGACGACTTCATCGTCGGCAAGGTCAACGTCGACGAACAGCCGGACATCGCGCAGAAATACGGCATCATGAGCATCCCGACCCTCATGGTCTTCAAAAACGGCGAAGTCACCAACAAACAGGTCGGCGCCGTTCCCAAGGACCGCATCGTCGCCCTCGTCGATTAA
- a CDS encoding sodium-dependent transporter, translating into MTNSTEPQEKFSSRLGFILTSAGCAIGLGNVWRFPYITGKYGGGLFVVIYILFLLILGIPIVTAELSVGRASRKSVMRSFDVLEPEGKKWHVYKWIAMAGNYLLMMYYTTIAGWILLYFFKTAKGDFAGLSSAGVAKAFASTTANPAVSVIFMAVVVALGFFICAGGLQGGVERISKIIMVALFILMVALALHALRLPGAKAGMAFYLKPDPAKLTAHSLPETIYAAMGQSLFTLGVGIGSMGIFGAYIDKKKRLFGEGVTIAVLDTIIAILAGVVIFPACFSYGVQPTSGPPLIFITLPNVFNHMPQGRFWGAAFFLFMTFAALSTVIAVFQNIIANFREVTGMSLKKSCGINAVLLILLSLPCALGFNALSFIQPLGAGSTILDLEDFLVSSNIVPLGSIIYVLFITSRAGWGFDGFLSEVNTGEGLQFPENKASRFYMGVILPILIAVIMIGGYLGS; encoded by the coding sequence ATGACCAATTCTACAGAACCTCAGGAAAAATTTTCCAGCCGGCTGGGTTTTATTCTGACCTCAGCGGGCTGCGCCATCGGCCTCGGCAACGTGTGGCGCTTTCCCTACATCACCGGGAAGTACGGCGGCGGCCTTTTCGTCGTCATCTACATTTTGTTCCTTCTGATCCTCGGCATTCCCATCGTCACCGCCGAGCTTTCGGTGGGTCGGGCGAGCCGCAAAAGCGTGATGCGCTCCTTCGACGTGCTGGAGCCTGAGGGGAAGAAGTGGCATGTCTACAAATGGATCGCCATGGCGGGCAATTACCTGCTCATGATGTACTACACCACCATCGCCGGCTGGATCCTGCTGTATTTTTTCAAGACGGCCAAAGGGGATTTTGCCGGGCTGTCCAGCGCCGGCGTCGCAAAGGCCTTCGCCTCGACCACGGCGAACCCGGCGGTTTCGGTCATCTTTATGGCTGTCGTGGTAGCGCTGGGCTTTTTCATCTGCGCCGGGGGCCTTCAGGGCGGCGTCGAGCGCATTTCGAAAATCATTATGGTGGCGCTGTTTATTTTAATGGTAGCCCTCGCCCTGCACGCCCTGCGGCTGCCGGGGGCCAAAGCCGGTATGGCTTTTTATTTAAAGCCGGACCCGGCCAAGCTGACGGCCCATTCTTTGCCCGAGACGATTTACGCGGCCATGGGCCAGTCATTGTTCACCCTTGGGGTCGGCATCGGCTCCATGGGCATTTTCGGTGCCTACATCGATAAAAAGAAGCGCCTCTTCGGCGAAGGGGTGACCATCGCCGTGCTGGACACCATCATCGCAATCCTCGCCGGGGTCGTGATCTTTCCGGCGTGCTTTTCCTACGGGGTGCAGCCGACGTCGGGGCCGCCGCTGATTTTCATCACCCTGCCCAACGTGTTCAACCACATGCCCCAGGGGCGGTTCTGGGGCGCAGCCTTCTTTTTGTTCATGACTTTCGCGGCGCTGTCCACGGTCATCGCGGTGTTCCAGAACATCATCGCCAATTTCAGGGAAGTGACCGGTATGTCCCTCAAAAAGAGCTGCGGGATCAACGCGGTGTTGCTGATTTTATTGTCCCTGCCTTGTGCGTTGGGATTCAATGCCCTGTCATTTATTCAGCCGTTGGGTGCCGGCTCGACGATTCTCGATCTCGAAGATTTCCTCGTGTCGAGCAACATCGTCCCGTTGGGGTCGATCATCTACGTGCTGTTCATCACGTCCCGGGCCGGCTGGGGATTTGACGGTTTTCTGTCGGAAGTCAACACCGGAGAAGGGCTGCAGTTTCCAGAAAACAAGGCCAGTCGCTTTTACATGGGCGTGATTCTGCCGATCCTCATTGCCGTGATCATGATCGGCGGTTATCTTGGGTCATAA
- a CDS encoding sodium-dependent transporter yields MREKKRETFSSRLGFILVSAGCAIGLGNVWRFPYITGKYGGGAFVLLYLFFLLILGIPIMTVEFAVGRGSRKSTALSFEQLEPAGSKWHIYKYFAMAGNYLLMMYYTTISGWMILFFIKMIKGDFAGMNSAQIAQAFAAVTANPKLCVGFMILVVLIGFGICAGGLQGGVERIVKVMMVALILLMVALAVNSLFLPGASRGLSFYLKPNLHHMVQNGITKTVFAAMGQAFFTLSIGVGSMAIFGSYIGKEKRLLGESVTISVLDTIVALLAGLIIFPACFAYNVTPTAGPSLIFITLPNVFNHMPHGQFWGAAFFLFMTFAAMSTVIAVFQNIVSYATDLTSISVKKACLINTVAVILLSLPCAMGFSVLSGVHPMGAGTTILDFEDFIMSNNLMPLGSLVYLLFCVSKIGWGYDGFIHEVNTGEGLRLPETSFTKVYLRYILPLIVLCVFFGGYLIK; encoded by the coding sequence ATGCGTGAAAAGAAAAGAGAAACATTTTCGAGCCGCCTCGGCTTTATTCTCGTCTCGGCGGGGTGCGCCATCGGCCTCGGCAATGTGTGGCGGTTCCCTTACATTACGGGGAAGTACGGCGGCGGCGCCTTCGTCCTTTTGTATTTGTTCTTCCTGCTGATTCTCGGCATCCCCATTATGACCGTAGAATTTGCTGTGGGCCGGGGCAGCCGGAAATCCACAGCCCTATCTTTTGAGCAGCTGGAACCGGCGGGGAGCAAATGGCATATCTACAAGTATTTTGCGATGGCGGGCAATTACCTGCTCATGATGTACTACACGACGATTTCAGGTTGGATGATTTTGTTTTTCATCAAGATGATCAAAGGGGATTTCGCCGGCATGAACAGCGCCCAGATCGCCCAGGCCTTTGCGGCGGTGACGGCAAACCCGAAGCTGTGTGTGGGCTTTATGATCCTCGTGGTGCTCATCGGCTTCGGCATCTGCGCCGGGGGCCTGCAGGGCGGCGTCGAACGGATCGTGAAAGTTATGATGGTGGCGCTGATCCTGCTGATGGTCGCCCTGGCGGTGAACTCCCTGTTTCTGCCCGGCGCGTCCCGGGGCTTGTCCTTTTACCTGAAGCCGAACCTGCACCATATGGTCCAGAATGGGATCACCAAAACGGTGTTCGCTGCCATGGGCCAGGCGTTCTTCACCCTGAGCATCGGCGTCGGCTCGATGGCCATTTTCGGCTCTTACATCGGCAAGGAAAAACGGCTCCTTGGAGAATCGGTGACCATCTCTGTGCTGGACACCATCGTGGCGCTGCTCGCCGGGCTGATCATTTTCCCGGCCTGCTTCGCCTACAACGTGACGCCGACAGCGGGACCGTCCCTGATCTTCATCACCCTGCCCAACGTGTTCAACCACATGCCCCACGGCCAGTTCTGGGGCGCGGCTTTCTTCCTGTTCATGACCTTCGCGGCCATGTCCACGGTCATCGCGGTGTTCCAGAACATCGTGTCCTACGCGACGGACCTGACCTCTATTTCCGTGAAGAAGGCCTGCCTCATCAACACCGTCGCGGTGATTTTGCTGTCCCTGCCGTGCGCGATGGGCTTCTCGGTGCTGTCCGGGGTGCATCCCATGGGCGCCGGCACGACGATCCTCGATTTTGAAGACTTCATCATGAGCAACAACCTCATGCCGCTTGGGTCCCTCGTCTACTTGCTGTTCTGCGTGTCGAAAATCGGCTGGGGCTACGACGGCTTTATTCACGAAGTCAACACCGGAGAAGGCCTGCGCCTGCCGGAAACTTCGTTTACGAAAGTGTACCTGCGCTACATCCTGCCGCTGATCGTGCTGTGCGTGTTCTTCGGCGGCTATCTCATTAAATAA
- a CDS encoding MFS transporter, whose protein sequence is MNENTKQPLSFMGVFAIMLASSLTIMVGEALTSALPAIGRHYAMPFSTSWLITVPSLGVVCGALGTGKVLNRFGAYKTMCVGLFFYALFGVSGAVMPNIGVELLDRFLLGMACAAVMTSSTSLISEFYHGQARLKMIAVQGMAIEMGGVIFLSLGGVLTEIAWNASYLIYLIAAAALILILAFVPKQAPAYDGEEIDQTKALKSGQSGISVVLALAFISMLTFFIAIVSLPVYIQTDMGYSAAFSGIYLASISVVAVIFAGFMPKFVGRTSAKCSLTVSAVCFTAGHLLYFAALHHHGLLFAAAPIMGVGFGFSTPLINNLTVERSTPETKARNLSGYSIAQFSGQFVSSLAVSAVAGSRTYLLAAALGLVNLAVAALVFDRKAK, encoded by the coding sequence ATGAACGAAAATACCAAACAGCCGCTGTCATTTATGGGCGTTTTCGCCATCATGCTCGCGAGCAGCCTGACCATCATGGTCGGGGAGGCGCTGACCTCGGCGCTGCCGGCCATCGGCCGCCATTACGCCATGCCGTTTTCCACAAGCTGGCTCATCACCGTGCCGTCCCTCGGCGTCGTGTGCGGGGCGTTGGGAACGGGGAAAGTGCTCAACCGCTTTGGCGCGTACAAGACGATGTGCGTCGGACTGTTCTTTTACGCCCTGTTCGGGGTGTCCGGCGCGGTGATGCCCAACATCGGCGTCGAACTCCTCGACCGGTTTTTGCTGGGCATGGCCTGCGCAGCCGTCATGACCTCGTCCACGAGTCTGATCTCGGAATTCTATCACGGGCAGGCGCGCCTGAAGATGATCGCCGTGCAGGGCATGGCCATTGAAATGGGCGGGGTCATCTTTTTGAGCCTCGGCGGGGTGCTGACCGAAATCGCGTGGAACGCGTCTTATCTGATCTACCTGATCGCGGCGGCGGCTTTGATTTTGATTCTGGCCTTTGTGCCGAAACAGGCCCCGGCTTACGACGGCGAAGAAATCGACCAGACCAAGGCGCTCAAATCCGGGCAGAGCGGCATTTCCGTGGTCCTCGCCCTGGCGTTTATCAGCATGCTGACGTTCTTCATCGCCATCGTCTCCCTGCCGGTCTACATCCAGACCGATATGGGCTATTCCGCCGCCTTCAGCGGGATTTACCTGGCGTCCATTTCGGTGGTGGCCGTGATCTTCGCCGGCTTCATGCCGAAATTCGTCGGCAGAACTTCCGCAAAATGCTCCCTGACCGTTTCGGCGGTCTGCTTTACCGCGGGGCATCTGCTGTATTTCGCGGCCCTGCATCATCACGGCCTGCTGTTTGCCGCGGCGCCGATCATGGGCGTCGGCTTCGGGTTCTCCACGCCTTTGATCAACAACCTGACCGTCGAGCGGAGCACGCCGGAGACGAAGGCGCGCAATCTGAGCGGCTACTCCATTGCCCAGTTCTCCGGCCAGTTCGTTTCGTCCCTCGCAGTCTCGGCAGTGGCCGGGAGCCGGACCTATCTGCTCGCGGCAGCGCTGGGTCTGGTGAATCTGGCCGTGGCGGCGCTGGTGTTTGATCGGAAAGCCAAATAG
- a CDS encoding GIY-YIG nuclease family protein: protein MDKSQKKALRAQYDRRHPEMGIVCWSNGSDMWIAKSTDTKADYNGSAFQLQLGSWPNREMQEAYTAEPSAFQWSVLKTLDYEEREDDHSDDLALLYMMVKEAHPEAKPMRPGKRYVNEDA, encoded by the coding sequence ATGGATAAATCACAGAAAAAAGCGCTGCGCGCCCAGTACGACCGGCGTCACCCGGAAATGGGGATCGTGTGCTGGTCCAACGGCAGCGACATGTGGATCGCAAAATCGACAGACACGAAGGCGGATTACAATGGCTCCGCCTTCCAGCTTCAGCTGGGCTCCTGGCCGAACCGGGAAATGCAGGAAGCCTACACCGCTGAGCCTTCAGCGTTTCAATGGTCCGTGCTGAAAACCTTGGATTACGAAGAACGGGAAGACGACCACAGCGACGACCTGGCGCTGCTGTACATGATGGTCAAGGAAGCGCACCCCGAAGCGAAGCCAATGCGCCCGGGCAAGCGCTATGTGAATGAAGACGCGTGA
- a CDS encoding alpha/beta fold hydrolase, with protein sequence MQSEMIDGIAYDFFEGEKRQDITLVWVHGTGANKRFMEAVRPALSAFSNVFLDLPGHGDSKGGVFSKNAYVNAIRAVLSRFQNAVLLGHSLGGALILSALAAHPENVIGGVVLNGASAFDQIDPAFYEKIHAGILDMDFVIRGCGHVQHPKVQRALAEIEPDAVAIQDWRIDERIDVRQDLRRIQVPVEILEGGADPFVPAAEIQHLQSAIPNSHVVTIPGGKHMSFLTDDTKLTSCVDRVLIKAGKAEVSTSPILSAVADRVAALLKK encoded by the coding sequence ATGCAATCCGAAATGATCGACGGCATCGCTTACGATTTTTTTGAAGGCGAAAAGCGGCAGGACATCACCCTCGTCTGGGTCCACGGCACAGGCGCAAACAAACGCTTCATGGAAGCGGTTCGGCCGGCGCTTTCAGCTTTTTCAAACGTGTTCCTGGATTTGCCGGGACACGGCGATTCAAAAGGCGGGGTGTTTTCAAAAAATGCTTATGTGAATGCCATTCGGGCTGTGCTTTCGCGGTTTCAAAACGCGGTGCTGCTGGGCCATTCCCTCGGCGGCGCGCTGATCTTGTCCGCACTGGCAGCGCATCCGGAGAACGTCATCGGCGGCGTGGTCTTAAACGGCGCCTCAGCATTCGATCAGATCGATCCGGCTTTTTACGAAAAAATTCACGCCGGCATCCTCGACATGGATTTCGTGATCCGCGGCTGCGGCCACGTCCAGCATCCAAAGGTGCAGCGCGCCCTGGCCGAAATCGAACCGGACGCCGTCGCCATTCAGGACTGGCGCATTGATGAACGCATCGATGTGCGGCAGGATCTCAGGCGGATTCAAGTCCCCGTTGAAATTTTAGAAGGCGGCGCCGACCCCTTTGTGCCGGCGGCGGAAATCCAGCACCTGCAGTCGGCGATTCCGAACAGCCACGTCGTGACGATCCCAGGCGGCAAACACATGTCCTTTTTGACAGACGATACGAAGCTGACGTCGTGCGTCGACCGGGTGCTCATCAAAGCCGGCAAAGCCGAGGTCAGCACCTCCCCGATTCTGTCCGCGGTCGCGGACCGCGTCGCTGCCTTGTTAAAAAAATAA
- a CDS encoding DUF2997 domain-containing protein, with protein sequence MKKQIQVRIFPDGKIKAETQNMKGSACLKYIKPLEEMLQAKTVDSHFTDEYYETESQIEENNQEKETIRNEQ encoded by the coding sequence ATGAAAAAGCAGATTCAGGTCCGCATTTTCCCGGACGGGAAGATCAAAGCGGAGACCCAGAACATGAAGGGGAGCGCGTGTTTGAAGTACATCAAGCCCTTAGAGGAGATGCTTCAGGCGAAGACCGTGGACTCTCATTTTACGGACGAATATTACGAAACGGAAAGCCAAATTGAAGAAAATAATCAGGAAAAGGAGACCATCAGAAATGAACAATAA
- a CDS encoding helix-hairpin-helix domain-containing protein, whose protein sequence is MNNNHAGITGRGRSWEVLNSWWIALSFVSFAWIGFFYIGAKAKQKRWIYFGVLFFILQFIGFIAVGATKGSLQQVFIYVWIASWGAGIVLSFTERRRYLISLDLLLNTDAPQKENQKIRDDVISDYQSEGIEIRHQENQDAVKPAEDFKAEEIQTEVDIQHAASKVIDINNCSELDFINLPGFNTETAKTAADYRTRHNGFYSADEFLAITQVKPHLIEDVKAHITCGPYGAKQPVPHKSDEPDEKPKAADQQPSRKLDF, encoded by the coding sequence ATGAACAATAATCATGCGGGGATCACCGGCCGGGGCCGGTCGTGGGAGGTGCTCAATTCCTGGTGGATTGCCCTTTCTTTTGTGAGTTTTGCGTGGATCGGCTTTTTCTATATCGGCGCGAAGGCGAAGCAGAAGCGCTGGATTTATTTTGGGGTATTGTTTTTTATCCTGCAGTTTATCGGCTTTATCGCCGTGGGCGCGACGAAGGGCAGCCTTCAGCAGGTGTTTATATACGTGTGGATTGCGAGCTGGGGCGCAGGCATCGTCCTGTCTTTTACGGAACGCAGGCGCTATTTGATCAGCCTGGACCTTTTGCTGAACACGGACGCACCCCAAAAAGAAAATCAGAAAATTCGGGACGACGTGATTTCGGATTACCAGAGCGAAGGCATTGAGATTCGCCATCAGGAAAATCAAGACGCGGTGAAACCGGCTGAAGATTTCAAGGCGGAAGAAATTCAAACAGAGGTCGATATTCAGCATGCCGCATCAAAAGTGATCGATATTAACAACTGTTCGGAGCTCGATTTTATCAACCTGCCGGGATTTAACACCGAAACGGCGAAAACGGCAGCGGACTACCGGACGCGCCACAACGGTTTTTATTCGGCGGATGAGTTTCTGGCCATCACCCAGGTCAAGCCCCATTTGATCGAGGACGTCAAAGCGCACATCACCTGCGGGCCTTACGGCGCAAAACAGCCGGTGCCGCACAAATCGGACGAGCCGGATGAAAAACCAAAAGCCGCGGATCAGCAGCCCAGCCGGAAGCTGGATTTCTGA
- a CDS encoding 4Fe-4S single cluster domain-containing protein: MNVYQIICGTKAEGPGKRTAIWMQGCSRHCSGCMLPETWSFVPRTLIAPETVIENVPADNEGITVLGGEPFEQPEALAALLRAAKARGLSTIVFSGYTYGELKALPAVQRRRIFESVDVLIDGAYEKDKRSFAVPMIGSSNQRFYFLSDRYTMADIPANKIEVRIQKDGTPMLSGMGDFEKLVRKLRCEH; this comes from the coding sequence ATGAACGTCTATCAGATCATCTGCGGCACGAAGGCCGAAGGCCCCGGCAAACGGACGGCCATCTGGATGCAGGGCTGCAGCCGGCACTGCAGCGGGTGCATGCTGCCCGAGACCTGGTCTTTTGTACCCCGCACCCTGATTGCGCCGGAGACCGTGATTGAAAACGTGCCGGCGGACAACGAAGGCATCACCGTCCTCGGCGGCGAGCCCTTTGAACAGCCTGAAGCGCTGGCGGCGCTGCTCAGGGCAGCGAAGGCGCGGGGTCTGTCGACGATCGTGTTTTCAGGCTATACCTACGGGGAACTCAAGGCCCTGCCGGCGGTACAACGCCGCCGGATTTTTGAATCTGTCGATGTTTTGATCGACGGGGCTTACGAAAAAGACAAGCGGAGCTTTGCGGTGCCGATGATCGGCTCCAGCAACCAGCGGTTTTATTTTTTGTCGGACCGCTACACGATGGCCGATATCCCGGCAAATAAAATCGAGGTCCGGATTCAAAAGGACGGCACGCCGATGTTAAGCGGCATGGGGGATTTTGAAAAGCTCGTGAGAAAGTTGAGGTGTGAACATTGA
- a CDS encoding AAA family ATPase, whose product MKFKPELQQALANLFKARFPYVYMPTWEELRAEAFVQSIAEDEALIRHVRTVYTWTQTDGLVRKGDGQKIAGTADPIKALEWIEKCDENAVFVMKDMHIYFGVPGRPVATDLVRKMRDLIPSLHNSEARKNVVLISPHLVIPGDMEKEITVFDFPLPDVAEIEDMMDRIVAENALDPHCITPEEKEKLAKSALGLTLQEAENAFSRAIVANHGLDINALPVIFDEKNQVIKKTGILEFVKSDLTIDDIGGLDNLKSWLLKRKNSWLDAAKKYNIPAPKGVLITGIPGCGKSLTAKAMSTIWNLPLLKLDMGKIFSGIVGSSEENMRRAIETAEAVAPSILWVDEIEKGLAGVNGNGDSGTSTRVFGTFLTWMQEKTAPVFVVATANQISTLPTELLRKGRFDEIFFVDLPTASERKKIFEVHLNKRVAHSEVGRDLPVDDALLTRLSQASRGFVGAEIEQAVITALYEAFFHQRGLKEEDLMYAIRGTVPLSVTQKEQILALRRWADVRAVSATPKEDLETYKQPLPPDDDTEAPPKKDDVNAQRGGRMLDF is encoded by the coding sequence TTGAAATTTAAGCCGGAACTGCAGCAGGCCCTGGCCAATCTGTTTAAGGCGCGGTTTCCCTACGTCTACATGCCCACGTGGGAAGAACTCCGGGCCGAGGCCTTTGTCCAGTCCATCGCGGAAGATGAAGCTCTGATCCGCCACGTCCGGACGGTTTACACCTGGACCCAGACCGACGGCCTCGTCCGCAAGGGCGACGGCCAGAAAATCGCCGGAACCGCCGATCCCATCAAGGCCCTGGAATGGATCGAAAAGTGTGACGAAAACGCGGTGTTCGTCATGAAAGACATGCACATTTATTTCGGCGTGCCCGGCCGGCCGGTGGCGACTGACCTCGTCCGGAAGATGCGGGACCTCATCCCGTCCCTGCACAACTCTGAGGCCCGGAAAAACGTCGTGCTCATTTCGCCCCATCTGGTGATTCCCGGGGACATGGAAAAAGAAATCACCGTGTTCGATTTTCCCCTGCCCGACGTGGCGGAAATCGAGGACATGATGGACCGGATCGTGGCGGAAAACGCCCTGGACCCTCACTGCATCACCCCGGAAGAAAAAGAAAAGCTCGCGAAGTCGGCCCTGGGACTGACTTTGCAGGAAGCGGAAAACGCCTTTTCCCGGGCGATCGTGGCCAATCACGGCCTGGACATCAACGCCCTGCCGGTCATCTTTGACGAAAAGAACCAGGTCATCAAGAAGACGGGCATCCTCGAATTTGTCAAAAGCGACCTGACAATTGATGACATCGGCGGTCTGGACAACCTCAAGAGCTGGCTGCTCAAACGGAAAAATTCGTGGCTCGACGCCGCGAAAAAGTACAACATCCCGGCGCCGAAGGGGGTGCTCATCACCGGAATTCCCGGGTGCGGCAAGAGCCTGACCGCGAAGGCCATGAGCACGATCTGGAACCTGCCTTTGTTGAAGCTCGACATGGGCAAGATTTTCAGCGGCATCGTCGGCAGCTCCGAAGAGAACATGCGCCGGGCCATCGAGACGGCCGAGGCGGTGGCGCCGTCGATTCTGTGGGTCGACGAAATTGAAAAGGGGCTGGCCGGGGTCAACGGCAATGGCGATTCCGGCACGTCGACCCGGGTGTTCGGGACCTTCCTCACGTGGATGCAGGAAAAAACCGCCCCAGTATTCGTGGTGGCGACGGCGAACCAGATCAGCACCCTGCCGACGGAACTTTTGAGAAAAGGCCGCTTTGACGAAATCTTTTTTGTGGATCTGCCGACGGCGTCGGAACGCAAGAAGATTTTCGAAGTGCATTTGAACAAGCGGGTCGCCCATTCCGAAGTGGGCCGGGACCTGCCGGTTGACGACGCCCTGCTGACCCGGCTGAGCCAGGCCTCGAGAGGCTTTGTGGGGGCGGAAATCGAACAGGCGGTGATCACGGCTTTGTACGAAGCCTTTTTCCACCAGCGGGGTCTCAAAGAAGAAGACCTCATGTACGCCATTCGGGGGACGGTGCCCCTGTCGGTGACCCAGAAAGAGCAGATTCTGGCCCTGCGCAGATGGGCCGATGTCCGGGCCGTCTCGGCGACCCCGAAGGAAGATCTGGAAACGTACAAGCAGCCCCTGCCGCCCGATGACGACACGGAAGCGCCGCCTAAAAAAGACGATGTGAACGCCCAGCGCGGCGGCCGGATGCTCGATTTTTAA